In the genome of Gordonia rubripertincta, one region contains:
- the nudC gene encoding NAD(+) diphosphatase, translating into MHFELVHQPLLSRATFHRADEIRDDAERMLAGWPQAKVLLIDSNGRYPVGESGVLHWVPAATVADEPPADAVILGVVDGVDRWARRVDHIDGPTDDARRGAVHLTPDEAGLLVTALGILNWHETARHSPVDGSVTQSARGGWVRRSVQSGRDEFPRTDPAIITVVHDGADRILLGRQAVWPDGWYSTLAGFVEPGESLEQCVLREVHEEVGIVVREPRYLGSQPWPFPRSLMLGFAAIGDPADQLAFLDGEIGDAQWFHRDEVREALSRDGWTRADPGPDGETPRLQLPGSISIARTLIESWAAAG; encoded by the coding sequence GTGCACTTCGAACTGGTCCACCAGCCGCTGCTGTCGCGGGCGACCTTCCACCGCGCCGACGAGATCCGCGACGACGCCGAACGCATGCTGGCGGGATGGCCACAGGCGAAGGTGTTGCTGATCGACTCCAACGGCCGCTATCCGGTCGGGGAGTCCGGTGTGCTGCACTGGGTTCCGGCGGCCACCGTCGCCGACGAACCGCCCGCCGACGCGGTGATCCTCGGTGTCGTGGACGGCGTCGACCGGTGGGCCCGCCGGGTCGATCACATCGACGGACCCACCGACGATGCACGGCGTGGCGCCGTGCATCTGACGCCGGACGAGGCGGGGCTGCTCGTCACCGCGCTGGGAATCCTGAATTGGCATGAGACGGCGAGACATTCACCCGTCGACGGGTCGGTGACCCAGTCGGCGCGGGGCGGCTGGGTGCGCCGGAGCGTCCAGTCCGGCCGAGATGAGTTCCCGCGCACCGATCCCGCGATCATCACCGTCGTCCACGACGGTGCGGATCGAATCCTCCTGGGACGCCAGGCCGTCTGGCCCGACGGCTGGTACTCGACCCTCGCCGGGTTCGTCGAACCGGGGGAGTCGCTCGAACAGTGTGTGCTGCGCGAGGTACACGAAGAGGTCGGCATCGTGGTGCGCGAACCGCGCTATCTGGGCAGCCAGCCGTGGCCGTTCCCCCGGTCGCTGATGCTCGGCTTCGCCGCGATCGGGGATCCCGCGGACCAGCTCGCCTTCCTCGACGGTGAGATCGGCGATGCACAGTGGTTCCATCGCGACGAGGTGCGCGAGGCGTTGTCGCGGGACGGGTGGACGCGAGCGGACCCCGGACCCGACGGCGAAACACCCCGGTTGCAGCTGCCCGGATCGATCTCGATCGCACGCACGCTGATCGAGTCCTGGGCCGCGGCCGGATGA
- a CDS encoding mycoredoxin: protein MSNVIDDEAGARNSDTGELTMYTTSWCGYCARLKTGLKASGIPWQEIDIELNPDAAEFVGSVNGGNHVVPTVLYADGTTATNPSIADVKKKLGV from the coding sequence ATGAGCAACGTGATCGACGACGAGGCCGGCGCCCGCAACTCCGACACCGGCGAACTGACCATGTACACCACCTCGTGGTGTGGTTACTGCGCCCGCCTGAAGACCGGACTGAAGGCCAGCGGCATCCCCTGGCAGGAGATCGACATCGAACTGAACCCGGACGCCGCCGAATTCGTCGGCAGCGTCAACGGCGGCAACCACGTCGTCCCGACCGTGCTCTACGCCGACGGCACGACCGCGACCAATCCCTCGATCGCCGACGTCAAGAAGAAGCTCGGCGTCTGA
- a CDS encoding zinc-dependent metalloprotease, with protein sequence MSDLPFGFSASGNGDDDRDKNSGDKDKPGDNPGNPFGGANPFGFAMGGQGSGGGQGFGDFDPSNFDPNMLGQMFSQLGSMFSGMGAGMAGGGSGPVNYQVATNLARQQIGSFTPILEKEISASADAVRLADVWLDDATTFPSGVTQTVAWTPVQWLEESMDTWKGLCNPVAEQLARTWQDNLPAEAAQFAGPMLGMLTQMSGMAFGTQLGQGLGQLAKEVLTSTDIGLPLAPEGIAVLLPEAIAKFAEGLEQPAQEIIVFLAAREAAHVRLFTHVGWLRQRLLSTVEEYARGISIDFSGITDATSNIDPTELLSDPSKLEELISSSTSFEPTTTPEQKAALGRLETLLALIEGWVEQVVTRALGDRIPSTGALTETIRRRRASGGPAEQTFATLVGLELRPRKVREASELWRRVFEATDLSTRDGVWAHPDLLPDSDDLDNPAAFIDRLLHKDTDLDDAIAQLEKSLAEQDGTESGDDGPNGQSGQAG encoded by the coding sequence ATGAGTGATCTGCCCTTCGGCTTCTCGGCGTCCGGCAACGGGGACGACGACCGCGACAAGAACAGCGGCGACAAGGACAAGCCGGGCGACAACCCCGGCAACCCCTTCGGTGGCGCCAACCCGTTCGGATTCGCAATGGGCGGACAGGGTTCCGGCGGCGGACAGGGCTTCGGCGACTTCGACCCCTCGAACTTCGACCCGAACATGCTCGGCCAGATGTTCTCCCAACTCGGCAGCATGTTCAGCGGCATGGGCGCCGGGATGGCCGGTGGCGGCAGCGGTCCGGTGAACTATCAGGTCGCCACGAATCTCGCCCGCCAGCAGATCGGTTCTTTCACGCCGATCCTGGAGAAGGAGATCTCGGCGTCGGCCGATGCCGTGCGACTGGCCGACGTCTGGCTCGACGACGCGACGACCTTTCCCAGCGGTGTCACCCAGACCGTCGCGTGGACCCCGGTGCAGTGGCTCGAGGAGTCGATGGACACCTGGAAGGGTCTGTGCAACCCGGTCGCCGAACAGCTCGCGCGCACCTGGCAGGACAACCTCCCCGCCGAGGCCGCGCAGTTCGCCGGCCCGATGCTGGGCATGCTGACGCAGATGAGTGGGATGGCCTTCGGCACCCAGCTCGGCCAGGGGCTCGGCCAGCTCGCCAAGGAGGTGCTCACCTCCACCGACATCGGTCTGCCGCTGGCGCCCGAGGGCATCGCAGTGCTTCTCCCCGAGGCGATCGCGAAGTTCGCCGAAGGCCTCGAGCAGCCCGCCCAGGAGATCATCGTCTTCCTCGCCGCCCGCGAGGCCGCGCACGTCCGGCTCTTCACGCACGTCGGCTGGCTGCGTCAGCGCCTGCTGTCGACGGTCGAGGAGTACGCGCGCGGGATCAGTATCGACTTCAGCGGGATCACCGACGCCACGTCGAACATCGATCCCACCGAACTGCTGTCGGATCCGTCGAAGCTCGAGGAGCTCATCAGCTCGTCGACGTCATTCGAGCCGACCACCACGCCCGAGCAGAAGGCTGCGCTCGGCCGCCTCGAGACGCTGCTGGCCCTCATCGAGGGCTGGGTGGAGCAGGTCGTGACCCGGGCACTGGGCGACCGCATCCCGAGCACGGGCGCACTGACCGAGACCATCCGCCGGCGCCGCGCCTCGGGCGGTCCCGCCGAGCAGACCTTCGCGACCCTCGTCGGCCTCGAACTGCGGCCGCGCAAGGTGCGCGAGGCGTCGGAACTGTGGCGGCGCGTGTTCGAGGCCACCGACCTGTCGACCCGCGACGGCGTCTGGGCTCACCCCGACCTGCTGCCCGACTCCGACGACCTGGACAACCCGGCGGCGTTCATCGACCGACTCCTGCACAAGGACACCGATCTCGACGACGCCATCGCGCAGCTCGAGAAGTCCCTCGCCGAACAGGACGGCACCGAGTCCGGAGACGACGGGCCGAACGGACAGAGCGGGCAGGCCGGCTGA
- a CDS encoding ATP-dependent helicase: MTSGTQIGGFTTGRTTIGAKSLAAALGLPDPTPEQVAVIEAPVEPMLVVAGAGAGKTETMASRVVWLVANQIVAPDEILGLTFTRKAASELGARIRRRLSMLSGAPALRTWDPDGTLAARLRGADPEVSTYHAYAGRLIADYGLLLPVEPSSTLLTETELWQLAFSLVSSWPGELNTKKVPASVTESVLKLYGEMSEHLVDIDDLAKAGSRLYELIDTLPKGPKQRDKPTQALLKVKEVIDERRELIPMVIALGETMRAQSALDFGSQMSLAAKLVVSNPEVVAAERTAFRAVLLDEYQDTGHSQRVLLSTLFGGHDPSRQSVAVTAVGDPIQSIYGWRGASAANLPRFARDFPRPDGTPAERRELLTSWRNAAQGLRLANQISEELRRRGIPVSILRPRPDAPHGTATIALTETVLDERNWIADEVERRYRAAETAGEAPPTTAILVRRNEDSAPLAAELESRGIPTEVVGIGGLLHVPEIEDIVATLRVMADPMAGTAVMRLLTGARWRLGAKDLAALWRRATTLAAESYAEAGGVVTSREELDAALDAVLPTEIVDRAGIADAVVDPGDPSDYSLEGYARIRAFGAQLESLRRRIGQPLPELVADVENTIGVGVEAQIRARRMRGAITGREHLDAFADYVSHYADRPGANLPGLLAFLDAAESIEKGLEPGKIEVAEQRVQILTVHAAKGLEWDVVAIPHLAKGIFPSAKADTTWLGSARELPADLRGDLAIPAESADGAPEGFPLLKIDTVGDRKQLEDALSDHKAAISERRLEEDRRLLYVALTRARHDLLISAHHWSETGDKPRGGSDFFDELMVAVDEAIADPAVDSTGLSIAVRIPPPAEDATNPLAERIVAQPWPRDPLAGRRDAVQSAAELVLDAITAREAPALFATPDAPDDPEMLPMPPDPEDEVAAWEAEVSALLAEHHQANQALVEVTLPTHLSVSQLVELDADEAEFARRLRRPTPFRPNPMARRGTAFHAWVERWFGATRLLDIDELPGAADATASPDADLDALRDAFLASRWANRSPTEVEVPFETVIGGIVVRGRIDAVFAEKDGSWTVVDWKTGVVPEPAKRESLFIQLAAYRIAWAQLAGVPVEKVHAAFHYVRDRHTLEADDLPDEATLAAKLAK; the protein is encoded by the coding sequence ATGACTAGCGGAACCCAGATCGGTGGGTTCACGACCGGCCGCACGACGATCGGCGCGAAGTCGCTGGCCGCGGCGCTCGGCCTTCCCGACCCGACCCCCGAACAGGTCGCGGTGATCGAGGCGCCGGTCGAACCGATGCTCGTCGTCGCCGGAGCCGGGGCGGGCAAGACCGAGACGATGGCCTCGCGGGTGGTGTGGCTCGTCGCCAACCAGATCGTGGCACCCGACGAGATCCTCGGACTCACCTTCACACGCAAGGCCGCCAGCGAGCTCGGCGCACGCATCCGGCGTCGCCTGTCCATGTTGTCGGGCGCGCCCGCACTGCGGACCTGGGACCCGGACGGGACCCTGGCCGCACGCCTGCGCGGTGCCGACCCAGAGGTCAGCACCTATCACGCCTATGCCGGCCGGCTGATCGCCGACTACGGTCTGCTGCTACCCGTCGAACCGTCGTCGACGCTGCTCACCGAGACCGAACTGTGGCAGCTCGCCTTCTCACTCGTGTCGTCGTGGCCGGGGGAGCTGAACACCAAGAAGGTTCCGGCGAGCGTCACCGAGTCGGTCCTCAAGCTGTACGGCGAGATGTCCGAACACCTCGTCGACATCGACGATCTCGCCAAGGCCGGGTCGCGGCTGTACGAGCTCATCGACACCCTGCCGAAGGGTCCGAAGCAGCGCGACAAGCCGACGCAGGCGCTGCTGAAGGTCAAGGAGGTCATCGACGAACGGCGCGAACTGATCCCGATGGTCATCGCCCTCGGCGAGACGATGCGGGCACAGTCCGCCCTCGACTTCGGCAGCCAGATGTCGCTCGCCGCAAAGCTCGTCGTGTCCAACCCGGAGGTCGTGGCCGCCGAGCGGACGGCGTTCCGTGCGGTCCTCCTCGACGAGTACCAGGACACCGGACACTCACAGCGCGTGCTGCTGTCGACCCTGTTCGGGGGCCACGACCCGTCGCGCCAGTCGGTGGCCGTCACGGCGGTCGGGGACCCGATCCAGTCGATCTACGGCTGGCGCGGAGCATCGGCGGCCAACCTCCCGCGGTTCGCCCGCGACTTCCCGCGACCCGACGGCACGCCCGCCGAACGTCGCGAACTCCTCACCAGCTGGCGCAACGCGGCTCAGGGCCTCCGTCTGGCCAACCAGATCTCGGAGGAACTGCGGCGCCGCGGAATCCCGGTCTCCATCCTGCGACCCCGCCCCGACGCCCCACACGGCACCGCGACCATCGCCCTCACCGAGACCGTTCTCGACGAACGGAACTGGATCGCCGACGAGGTCGAGCGGCGCTACCGTGCGGCCGAGACCGCCGGTGAGGCGCCGCCCACCACGGCGATCCTGGTGCGGCGCAACGAGGATTCCGCCCCTCTGGCCGCCGAGCTGGAGAGCCGCGGCATCCCCACCGAGGTCGTCGGCATCGGCGGACTGTTACACGTCCCGGAGATCGAGGACATCGTTGCGACTTTGCGCGTGATGGCCGATCCGATGGCCGGCACCGCCGTCATGCGCCTCCTGACCGGCGCCCGCTGGCGTCTCGGCGCGAAAGACCTTGCCGCCCTGTGGCGTCGCGCCACCACACTGGCGGCCGAGAGCTACGCCGAGGCGGGCGGCGTCGTCACCAGCCGGGAGGAACTCGACGCCGCGCTCGACGCGGTGCTGCCCACCGAGATCGTCGATCGCGCCGGAATCGCCGACGCCGTCGTCGATCCGGGTGACCCGAGCGACTACAGCCTGGAGGGATACGCCCGCATTCGCGCGTTCGGTGCGCAGCTCGAGTCCCTCCGCCGCCGCATCGGGCAACCGCTGCCCGAACTCGTCGCCGATGTGGAGAACACGATCGGCGTGGGGGTCGAGGCCCAGATCCGGGCCCGGCGGATGCGCGGCGCGATCACCGGTCGCGAACACCTCGACGCCTTCGCCGACTACGTCAGCCACTACGCCGATCGTCCCGGCGCGAATCTGCCTGGGCTGCTGGCGTTCCTCGACGCCGCCGAGTCCATCGAGAAAGGTCTCGAACCAGGCAAGATAGAGGTCGCCGAACAGCGCGTGCAGATCCTCACCGTGCACGCGGCGAAGGGGCTCGAGTGGGATGTCGTGGCCATCCCGCATCTCGCGAAGGGTATCTTCCCGAGCGCCAAGGCCGACACCACGTGGCTCGGCAGCGCGCGCGAGCTCCCCGCCGACCTGCGCGGCGACCTCGCGATCCCGGCCGAGTCGGCCGACGGCGCGCCGGAGGGCTTCCCGCTGTTGAAGATCGACACCGTCGGCGACCGCAAGCAACTCGAGGACGCCCTGTCCGACCACAAGGCGGCGATCAGCGAGCGACGCCTCGAGGAGGATCGGCGCCTCCTCTACGTCGCCCTCACCCGTGCACGACACGACCTGCTGATCTCCGCCCACCACTGGTCGGAGACCGGTGACAAGCCGCGCGGCGGTTCGGATTTCTTCGACGAGCTGATGGTCGCCGTCGACGAGGCGATCGCCGATCCCGCCGTCGACTCGACCGGGTTGTCGATCGCGGTGCGCATCCCGCCGCCCGCCGAGGACGCGACCAACCCGCTTGCCGAACGCATTGTGGCGCAGCCCTGGCCGCGTGATCCGCTCGCCGGCCGGCGCGACGCGGTGCAGTCGGCCGCCGAGCTCGTCCTGGACGCCATCACGGCCCGCGAGGCGCCCGCGTTGTTCGCGACACCGGACGCCCCGGACGATCCGGAGATGCTGCCGATGCCGCCCGACCCGGAGGACGAGGTGGCGGCGTGGGAAGCGGAGGTGTCGGCCCTGCTGGCCGAACACCATCAGGCCAACCAGGCGCTCGTCGAGGTGACGCTGCCGACGCACCTCTCGGTCAGCCAGCTCGTCGAACTCGACGCCGACGAGGCCGAGTTCGCCCGCCGGCTCCGCCGACCCACACCTTTCCGGCCCAACCCGATGGCGCGGCGCGGCACCGCATTCCACGCCTGGGTCGAACGCTGGTTCGGCGCGACCCGGCTGCTCGACATCGACGAACTGCCGGGCGCCGCCGACGCGACCGCGAGTCCCGACGCCGATCTCGACGCGTTGCGCGACGCATTCCTCGCCTCGCGCTGGGCCAACCGCAGCCCCACCGAGGTGGAAGTGCCCTTCGAGACCGTGATCGGCGGCATCGTCGTGCGGGGCCGTATCGACGCGGTCTTCGCCGAGAAGGACGGGTCGTGGACGGTCGTCGACTGGAAGACCGGCGTCGTACCCGAACCGGCGAAACGGGAGTCGCTGTTCATCCAGTTGGCCGCCTACCGGATCGCCTGGGCGCAGCTGGCCGGCGTGCCGGTGGAGAAGGTGCACGCCGCCTTCCACTACGTGCGCGACCGACACACCCTGGAGGCCGACGACCTGCCCGACGAGGCGACCCTCGCCGCCAAGCTGGCCAAATGA
- a CDS encoding WhiB family transcriptional regulator, with protein MTVDCVLESCLSADRAATARLDLPCQVADADLWFADNPRDLERAKAMCVDCPLRTQCLQAALDRAEPWGVWGGEIFERGAVIARKRPRGRPRKNAA; from the coding sequence ATGACTGTCGATTGCGTACTCGAGTCCTGTCTCTCGGCGGACCGCGCAGCGACCGCCCGGCTCGACCTGCCCTGCCAGGTGGCCGACGCCGACCTGTGGTTCGCCGACAACCCGCGTGACCTGGAGCGTGCCAAGGCGATGTGTGTCGACTGCCCGCTCCGCACCCAGTGCCTGCAGGCGGCCCTGGATCGTGCCGAACCCTGGGGTGTGTGGGGCGGCGAGATCTTCGAACGCGGTGCGGTGATCGCACGCAAGCGACCGCGTGGCCGGCCGCGCAAGAACGCAGCCTGA
- a CDS encoding ABC1 kinase family protein: MTDITRGQGRRNAKLASLPIGMAGRAAAGLGKRMVGKDKDEVNQELLEKSAEQLFAVLGELKGGAMKVGQALSIMEAAIPDEFGEPFREALTKLQAEAPPMSAAKVHKVLDQQLGTRWRERFKEFSDEPAASASIGQVHKGVWSDGREVAVKVQYPGADHALKADLKTLSRMSGLLQRLSPGTDVKAMMDELIDRTEAELDYLGEAENQRAFAKAYDGHPNFLIPKVVASAPKVVVSEWVDGVALSKVITTGDQETRDNAAAKMAEFEVSSPYRVGLLHGDPHPGNFFIADDGRFGVLDFGAVGHYPGGLPPETGPILRLARDQKYDELKELMVEAEFIRPSHASKVTSADLEAYLRPYVDPLYSESFHFTRKWMQRAAGKATDVRGEVYKTSRNLNVPKRFVMVFRVLGGCVGIASQLEAHAPYRAIMEEWVPGLGD; the protein is encoded by the coding sequence ATGACCGACATCACTCGGGGGCAGGGTCGTCGCAACGCGAAGTTGGCTTCTCTCCCCATCGGTATGGCCGGACGTGCGGCGGCGGGGCTCGGCAAGCGCATGGTCGGCAAAGACAAGGACGAGGTCAATCAGGAACTCCTCGAGAAGTCCGCGGAACAGCTGTTCGCGGTCCTCGGCGAGCTCAAGGGCGGCGCCATGAAGGTGGGTCAGGCGCTGTCGATCATGGAAGCTGCGATCCCCGACGAGTTCGGTGAACCGTTCCGCGAGGCACTCACCAAGCTCCAGGCGGAGGCACCGCCGATGTCGGCCGCCAAGGTCCACAAGGTTCTCGACCAGCAGCTCGGTACCCGCTGGCGTGAGCGATTCAAGGAGTTCTCCGACGAGCCTGCGGCGTCTGCATCGATCGGCCAGGTACACAAGGGGGTGTGGTCCGACGGACGCGAGGTCGCGGTCAAGGTCCAGTACCCGGGCGCCGACCACGCACTCAAGGCCGACCTGAAGACGTTGTCGCGCATGTCGGGACTGCTGCAGCGGCTGTCGCCGGGCACCGACGTCAAGGCGATGATGGACGAACTCATCGACCGCACCGAGGCCGAACTCGACTACCTCGGCGAGGCCGAGAACCAGCGGGCCTTCGCCAAGGCGTACGACGGGCATCCGAACTTCCTGATCCCCAAGGTGGTCGCCAGCGCACCCAAGGTCGTGGTCTCGGAATGGGTCGACGGTGTCGCGCTGTCGAAAGTCATCACGACCGGCGACCAGGAGACCCGCGACAACGCGGCCGCCAAGATGGCCGAGTTCGAGGTCAGCTCGCCCTACCGGGTCGGTCTGCTCCACGGCGACCCGCATCCCGGCAACTTCTTCATCGCCGACGACGGCCGCTTCGGTGTCCTCGACTTCGGTGCGGTCGGCCACTACCCCGGCGGACTGCCCCCGGAGACCGGGCCGATCCTGCGGCTCGCCCGCGACCAGAAGTATGACGAACTCAAGGAGCTGATGGTCGAGGCGGAGTTCATCCGGCCGTCGCACGCGTCGAAGGTCACCAGCGCCGATCTCGAGGCGTACCTGCGGCCGTACGTCGACCCGCTGTACTCCGAGTCGTTCCACTTCACTCGCAAGTGGATGCAGCGCGCCGCGGGCAAGGCCACCGACGTGCGCGGCGAGGTCTACAAGACCTCGCGGAACCTCAACGTGCCCAAGCGGTTCGTCATGGTGTTCCGTGTGCTCGGCGGCTGTGTCGGCATCGCCTCGCAGCTCGAGGCGCACGCCCCGTACCGCGCCATCATGGAGGAATGGGTGCCCGGTCTGGGCGACTGA
- a CDS encoding ATP-dependent DNA helicase UvrD2 — translation MESVRHPTSPANPDARFRDAGAVEGLDPEQSAAVLAPRGPVCVLAGAGTGKTRTITRRIAHLVDTGQVNPGQVLAVTFTARAAGEMRTRLRSLGVGGATGNVAAQTFHAAAMRQLRYFWPRAFGDARWELIDNKFPLISRAARRAGLDTATDTLRDLSSEIEWAKATLISPENYVEAVGRLGRESPAPPQKVAAVYGHYEDSKVSPDGDRLLDFDDMLIYMTQILTIEPGAADEFRSRYRCFVVDEYQDVTPVQQGLLDAWLGERDDLTVVGDANQTIYTFTGASPNYLLDFSRRFPEATVVRLERDYRSTPEVVDLANRVIGAARGRIAGTRLRLIGQRPSGPQPQFAEYDDEPAAATSIAIEIKHLIRSGVAPSEIAILYRVNAQSENYEQALTEAGIPYQVRGGEAFFARTEVRQAMRQIATVANREVKPGVTTIEVVRAVLGELGLTEEEPSGAQARARWESLKALVQLTEDMVAENPDLTLPQLSAELTTRSEARHPPTVQGVTLSSLHAAKGLEWDAVFLVGLTDGSLPISQAIKGSWEDVEEERRLFYVGVTRAREHLHLSWALARNEGGRARRRSRFLTDLVPDDSPASKIAKERTPRKGPTCRVCGSRLMDSTATLLGRCAGCPSDLDENLLVALKEWRRSRAQAKKVPPFVVFSDKTLTAIAEQRPTDTAALVSISGIGAQKLDEYGEDLLALVKTAGQK, via the coding sequence GTGGAGTCCGTGCGCCACCCGACCTCCCCCGCGAACCCCGATGCCCGCTTCCGCGATGCCGGCGCGGTCGAGGGACTCGACCCGGAGCAGTCCGCGGCCGTCCTCGCACCGCGCGGCCCGGTCTGTGTGCTGGCCGGCGCGGGTACGGGTAAGACGCGCACCATCACACGACGCATCGCCCACCTCGTCGACACCGGCCAGGTGAATCCCGGCCAGGTCCTCGCGGTCACGTTCACCGCCCGCGCGGCGGGCGAGATGCGGACCCGCTTGCGGAGCCTCGGCGTCGGCGGCGCCACCGGCAACGTCGCCGCCCAGACCTTCCACGCCGCGGCGATGCGGCAGCTGCGCTACTTCTGGCCTCGCGCCTTCGGCGACGCCCGGTGGGAGCTGATCGACAACAAGTTCCCGCTCATCTCGCGCGCCGCCCGCCGCGCCGGACTCGACACCGCGACCGACACCCTGCGCGACCTGTCGTCGGAGATCGAGTGGGCCAAGGCCACGCTGATCTCGCCGGAGAACTATGTCGAGGCGGTCGGCCGCCTCGGACGCGAGTCGCCCGCGCCCCCGCAGAAGGTCGCCGCGGTGTACGGCCATTACGAGGACTCCAAGGTCTCGCCGGACGGCGATCGCCTTCTCGACTTCGACGACATGCTCATCTACATGACGCAGATCCTCACCATCGAACCCGGCGCGGCCGACGAATTCCGTTCGCGCTACCGGTGTTTCGTCGTTGACGAGTACCAGGACGTGACGCCCGTCCAGCAGGGTCTGCTCGACGCCTGGCTCGGCGAGCGCGACGATCTGACGGTCGTCGGCGACGCCAATCAGACGATCTACACGTTCACCGGCGCGTCCCCGAACTACCTGCTCGACTTCAGCCGCCGCTTCCCGGAGGCGACGGTCGTCCGGCTCGAGCGTGACTACCGGTCCACACCCGAGGTCGTCGACCTCGCCAACCGAGTGATCGGTGCCGCGCGTGGGCGCATCGCCGGGACCCGGTTGCGCCTCATCGGCCAGCGGCCCTCCGGCCCGCAGCCGCAGTTCGCCGAGTACGACGACGAGCCGGCCGCCGCCACCTCGATCGCGATCGAGATCAAGCACCTCATCAGGTCGGGCGTAGCGCCGTCGGAGATCGCGATCCTCTACCGCGTCAACGCCCAGTCGGAGAACTACGAGCAGGCGCTGACCGAGGCCGGCATCCCGTACCAGGTGCGCGGCGGTGAGGCGTTCTTCGCGCGTACCGAGGTGCGGCAGGCGATGCGACAGATCGCCACGGTCGCCAACCGTGAGGTGAAGCCCGGTGTCACGACGATCGAGGTTGTGCGCGCGGTCCTCGGCGAACTCGGACTCACCGAGGAGGAACCGTCGGGCGCCCAGGCGCGCGCCCGGTGGGAGTCGCTGAAGGCGCTGGTGCAGCTGACCGAGGACATGGTCGCGGAGAACCCGGATCTCACGCTGCCGCAGCTGTCCGCCGAACTCACGACGCGGTCCGAGGCGCGCCACCCGCCGACGGTCCAGGGCGTCACCCTGTCGTCCCTGCACGCGGCCAAGGGACTCGAGTGGGATGCGGTCTTCCTGGTGGGGCTGACCGACGGATCGCTGCCGATCAGTCAGGCCATCAAGGGGTCCTGGGAAGACGTCGAGGAGGAGCGCCGGCTGTTCTACGTGGGCGTGACACGTGCCCGCGAACACCTACATCTGTCGTGGGCTCTTGCGCGCAACGAGGGCGGCCGAGCCCGTCGACGATCCCGATTCCTGACCGACCTCGTCCCCGACGACTCACCGGCCTCGAAGATCGCCAAGGAACGTACGCCCCGCAAGGGCCCGACCTGCCGCGTCTGTGGCTCGCGGCTGATGGATTCGACCGCGACCTTGCTCGGTCGGTGCGCGGGATGTCCGTCCGACCTCGACGAGAACCTTCTGGTCGCGCTCAAGGAATGGCGCAGGTCTCGCGCCCAGGCGAAGAAGGTCCCTCCCTTCGTCGTCTTCTCCGACAAGACGCTGACCGCCATCGCCGAGCAGCGCCCCACGGATACCGCTGCGCTGGTGTCGATCTCGGGGATCGGCGCGCAGAAGCTCGACGAGTACGGCGAGGATCTCCTCGCACTCGTCAAAACCGCAGGTCAAAAATAG
- a CDS encoding potassium channel family protein yields the protein MAVRNRFRGRFGSDAELANRPDHALVGVVRIPELQQSPARAIGRRVLWACLALFFTSVVVWLDREGYRDAQNSELSYLDSLYYSAVTLSTTGYGDITPISPFARFINIIIITPLRVLFLIVLIGTTLEVLTERSRQALKIQRWRSTVRNHTVVIGYGTKGRTAVDAMRGDGIKPSEIVVVDSDPTVLESAASNGLVTVRGDATKSDVLRLAGVAHAASIVVATSRDDTAVLATLTAREINPRAKIVASIRESENTHLMRQSGANSVVVSSETAGRLLGIATMTPSVVEVIEDLLTPDAGYAIAEREVDPTETGGSPAHTRDIVLGVVRNGVLHRVDDSEVEQIEVGDRLLYVRKSPGDD from the coding sequence GTGGCAGTGCGTAACCGCTTCCGCGGCCGCTTCGGATCAGACGCCGAGCTGGCCAACCGGCCCGACCACGCACTCGTCGGCGTCGTCCGTATCCCCGAGCTGCAGCAGAGCCCCGCACGCGCGATCGGACGCCGCGTGCTCTGGGCGTGCCTCGCGCTGTTCTTCACCTCGGTGGTCGTCTGGCTCGATCGCGAGGGATACCGGGACGCGCAGAACAGCGAACTGTCCTACCTCGACTCGCTGTACTACTCGGCGGTCACGCTGTCGACGACCGGCTACGGCGACATCACGCCGATCAGTCCGTTCGCCCGATTCATCAACATCATCATCATCACGCCGCTGCGTGTGCTGTTCCTGATCGTGCTGATCGGCACCACCCTCGAGGTGCTCACCGAACGGTCCCGACAGGCGCTCAAGATCCAGCGTTGGAGGAGTACCGTGCGCAATCACACCGTGGTCATCGGTTACGGCACCAAGGGCCGCACCGCGGTCGACGCCATGCGCGGCGACGGCATCAAGCCCTCGGAGATCGTGGTCGTCGACTCCGACCCGACCGTCCTCGAGTCCGCCGCCTCCAACGGCCTGGTGACCGTCCGCGGCGACGCCACCAAATCCGACGTGCTGCGGCTCGCCGGCGTCGCCCATGCCGCGAGCATCGTGGTCGCCACCAGCCGCGACGACACCGCCGTCCTGGCGACGCTCACCGCGCGTGAGATCAACCCGCGGGCCAAGATCGTGGCGTCGATCCGGGAGTCGGAGAACACCCACCTGATGCGTCAGTCGGGCGCGAACTCCGTGGTGGTGTCCTCCGAGACGGCCGGCCGCCTGCTGGGCATCGCGACGATGACCCCGTCGGTGGTCGAGGTGATCGAGGATCTCCTCACCCCGGACGCGGGTTACGCCATCGCCGAACGCGAGGTCGACCCGACGGAGACCGGCGGCTCGCCCGCGCACACCCGCGACATCGTGCTCGGCGTCGTCCGAAACGGGGTGCTGCACCGCGTCGACGACAGCGAGGTCGAACAGATCGAGGTCGGCGACCGTCTGCTGTACGTCCGCAAGAGCCCCGGCGACGACTAG